A single window of Methylacidimicrobium sp. AP8 DNA harbors:
- a CDS encoding glucose-1-phosphate adenylyltransferase yields MTRWNGANYSPLDVITVILGGGAGTRLFPLTKERAKPAVPLAGKYRLVDIPISLAIHSDLKRIFILTQFQSSSLHRHIQQSYRFDDYSQGFIELLAAQQTMKGAYWYQGTADAVRQNLSHFSSHPHELVLILAGDQLYRMDFRALIEQHVTSYADLTVAVTPVNQDRVSGFGIVHVTEERRIDSFVEKPKDPSLLSKLAIGDPFVSLLRLPPEEPQYWASTGIYLFNRKVLANALTGGEPDFGRDVIPRLIPSHRVFAYIHSGYWEDIGTIRAFYEANLDLCEPHPKFDFYDSRFPIYTRARYLPSSKISRAEISGALIAEGSVISDAKIEHSLIGIRSIVLPGATIKDSLLLGNDVYETDSEALAAEGRGLPRIGIGRNSFIEGTIVDKNTRIGDNVRISPKGKPANMDGDCFYIRDGLVIIPRGGIVPHGTVI; encoded by the coding sequence ATGACTCGATGGAACGGCGCTAACTATTCTCCTCTCGATGTCATCACCGTGATCTTGGGCGGAGGGGCGGGAACGCGCCTCTTCCCCCTTACCAAGGAAAGAGCGAAGCCGGCGGTCCCGTTGGCCGGCAAATACCGGCTCGTGGACATCCCTATCAGCCTCGCCATTCACTCGGACCTCAAGCGGATCTTCATTCTCACCCAATTCCAGAGTTCTTCTCTGCATCGACATATCCAGCAGAGCTACCGGTTCGATGACTACTCCCAAGGTTTTATCGAACTTCTGGCCGCGCAGCAGACGATGAAGGGCGCCTACTGGTACCAGGGAACCGCAGACGCGGTAAGACAGAACCTGAGCCACTTCTCGAGCCATCCGCATGAGCTGGTGCTGATTCTGGCGGGCGATCAGCTCTATCGGATGGATTTCCGGGCATTGATCGAGCAGCACGTGACCAGCTACGCGGACCTGACGGTCGCCGTGACTCCGGTCAATCAAGATCGGGTCAGCGGCTTCGGGATCGTTCACGTCACCGAGGAGCGGCGGATCGATTCTTTCGTCGAGAAGCCGAAAGACCCCTCGCTTCTCTCGAAATTGGCGATCGGGGATCCGTTCGTTTCGCTGCTTCGGCTTCCTCCCGAAGAGCCGCAATACTGGGCCTCCACCGGAATCTATCTATTCAACCGGAAGGTGCTGGCCAACGCTTTGACGGGCGGAGAGCCGGATTTCGGCAGGGACGTGATCCCGCGGCTCATCCCGAGCCATCGGGTTTTCGCCTACATCCACTCGGGGTATTGGGAAGACATCGGCACGATTCGCGCCTTTTACGAAGCCAACCTCGATCTGTGCGAACCACATCCGAAGTTCGATTTCTACGATAGCCGCTTCCCGATCTATACGCGGGCGCGCTACCTCCCGAGCTCGAAAATCTCCCGGGCGGAGATTTCCGGCGCGCTCATCGCCGAAGGCAGCGTCATCTCGGATGCCAAAATCGAGCATTCCCTCATCGGCATTCGCAGCATCGTGCTTCCGGGCGCGACGATCAAGGATTCCCTGCTCTTGGGAAACGACGTCTACGAGACCGATTCGGAAGCGCTGGCGGCCGAAGGTCGCGGACTGCCTCGGATCGGGATCGGACGGAACAGCTTCATTGAGGGAACCATCGTCGACAAGAACACACGCATCGGCGACAACGTACGAATTTCTCCCAAGGGGAAGCCAGCGAACATGGACGGGGATTGCTTCTACATCCGCGACGGATTGGTGATCATCCCGCGCGGAGGCATCGTGCCCCATGGCACGGTCATCTAG
- the gyrB gene encoding DNA topoisomerase (ATP-hydrolyzing) subunit B, with amino-acid sequence MSVEGLSRQLPAKSVPYDASKIDKLEGLEAVRKRPGMYIGHTDERGLHHCVFEVLDNSIDEHLAGFCTRIEVTIHIDGSLSVRDNGRGIPVDLHPKFKIPAVELVLTNLHAGGKFGQGAYKYSGGLHGVGAKCVNALSEWFEVEVARDGNVYHMEFSRGKTVKPLEIIGKSRTTGTYITFKPDPEIFTATQEFKTDILAPRLRELAFLNPGLEIVLSDERVLDGDRPKVQHFLYRRGIEEFLEQITGSMERLHPKPIIIAREKDDILLDCVLQYTDGYADQILCYTNGIPNPDGGTHLSGFRTALTRSVNQYAKSNNLWKEKDPAISGDDVREGLFCVLSLKHPNPSFESQTKVKLVSPEVEGIVSSLVYDGLMSFFERNPAVAKRIVEKALTAARAREAARKAREAVRKTALSGKGLPGKLADCSTRSPDEAELFIVEGDSAGGSAKQGRNRQFQAILPIRGKLINVEKARLDRVLQNEEIQTIITAVGTGIGEGDGEGAFQLDRLRYHKIILMTDADVDGSHIRTLLLTFLYRQMQELIRRGYVYIAQPPLYLVTRKKKEWYLRDDAELNRMLIQQGAEEVKIEDLRTGRVFSGARLLDVLNRLEDLDKFARSLLKHGADFGAYLESRDPATGALPVHLVRVREGNREEIHFFCSDGDLARFAEANPDLSLFDCGNASAEVVDPRAGTEVSGSSSGDAEAAAEGTSPAPPASQPEEAAARFRRAIHVELYESKSIREKLDQLAELGMVISQVRAREPLYAFLEGEGENRRLLFSPSEILSAVKEVGRRGIEIKRFKGLGEMNPKQLYETTMDPARRKLLRVEIADAATAQEIFATLMGDVVEPRRRFIEENALHVRNLDV; translated from the coding sequence ATGTCTGTCGAAGGGCTATCCCGCCAGTTGCCGGCGAAATCGGTTCCGTACGATGCGTCGAAGATCGACAAGCTCGAAGGCCTGGAGGCCGTGCGCAAACGGCCCGGGATGTACATCGGGCATACCGACGAGCGCGGGCTTCACCATTGCGTCTTCGAGGTGCTCGACAATTCGATCGACGAGCACCTCGCGGGCTTTTGCACGCGGATCGAGGTAACGATCCACATCGACGGCTCTCTTTCCGTCCGCGACAACGGACGGGGGATTCCGGTCGATCTCCATCCCAAGTTCAAGATCCCCGCGGTGGAGCTGGTCCTCACCAACCTTCATGCCGGCGGCAAGTTCGGCCAGGGGGCCTACAAGTATTCCGGCGGTCTCCATGGCGTGGGCGCCAAGTGCGTCAACGCCCTCTCGGAATGGTTCGAGGTCGAGGTCGCCCGCGACGGCAATGTCTACCACATGGAGTTCAGCCGGGGGAAGACGGTCAAGCCGTTGGAGATCATCGGGAAGAGCCGAACGACCGGTACCTATATCACTTTTAAGCCCGATCCTGAGATCTTCACCGCTACCCAGGAGTTCAAGACTGACATTCTCGCACCTCGGCTCCGGGAGCTCGCCTTCTTGAATCCCGGCCTCGAAATCGTGCTCTCCGACGAGCGGGTTCTGGATGGCGACAGGCCGAAGGTGCAGCACTTCCTCTACCGCCGTGGCATCGAGGAGTTCCTTGAGCAGATCACGGGGAGCATGGAACGGCTGCATCCGAAGCCTATCATTATCGCCCGGGAGAAGGACGACATCCTGCTCGATTGCGTGCTGCAATACACCGACGGATATGCCGATCAGATTCTTTGCTACACCAACGGGATTCCGAACCCGGACGGCGGCACGCACCTTTCCGGTTTCCGGACGGCCCTCACCCGTTCGGTCAACCAGTACGCGAAGTCCAACAACCTGTGGAAGGAGAAGGATCCCGCGATCTCGGGCGACGACGTGCGGGAAGGTCTTTTCTGCGTGCTTTCGCTCAAGCATCCCAATCCCAGCTTCGAGTCTCAGACCAAGGTAAAGCTGGTCAGTCCCGAAGTGGAGGGAATCGTTTCCTCGCTGGTCTACGACGGGCTCATGTCGTTTTTCGAAAGGAACCCGGCCGTCGCCAAGCGAATCGTGGAGAAGGCGCTGACGGCCGCCCGGGCCAGAGAGGCGGCTCGAAAAGCGCGAGAAGCCGTCCGCAAGACGGCTCTCTCCGGAAAGGGACTGCCGGGAAAGCTGGCAGACTGCTCGACACGGAGTCCGGACGAGGCGGAACTCTTTATCGTGGAAGGGGATTCGGCCGGCGGCTCGGCCAAGCAAGGGAGGAACCGCCAATTCCAGGCTATACTCCCGATTCGCGGGAAGCTGATCAATGTGGAAAAGGCGAGGCTCGACCGGGTTCTCCAGAACGAAGAGATCCAGACGATCATCACGGCGGTGGGGACCGGGATCGGAGAGGGGGACGGAGAAGGAGCGTTTCAACTCGACCGCCTTCGGTATCACAAGATCATCCTTATGACCGACGCCGACGTCGACGGCTCCCACATCCGCACACTGCTCCTCACCTTCCTCTATCGGCAGATGCAGGAGCTCATCCGACGAGGATACGTTTATATCGCGCAACCGCCGCTCTATCTGGTTACCCGCAAGAAGAAAGAGTGGTACCTCCGGGATGATGCGGAGCTCAACCGGATGCTGATTCAGCAGGGCGCCGAGGAGGTCAAGATCGAAGACCTTCGGACGGGCCGCGTTTTTTCGGGTGCCAGGCTCTTGGATGTCCTCAACCGGTTGGAAGATCTGGATAAGTTCGCCCGTTCCTTGCTCAAGCACGGTGCGGATTTCGGAGCTTACCTGGAAAGCCGGGATCCTGCGACCGGCGCATTGCCGGTCCACCTCGTCCGCGTCCGAGAAGGCAACCGGGAGGAGATTCATTTCTTCTGCTCGGATGGCGATCTTGCCCGTTTTGCCGAGGCCAACCCCGACTTGTCCCTCTTTGACTGCGGGAACGCGAGCGCAGAGGTCGTCGACCCTCGTGCCGGCACCGAGGTGTCGGGCAGCTCGTCCGGAGACGCAGAAGCCGCGGCGGAGGGAACGAGTCCCGCCCCTCCCGCGTCGCAGCCGGAAGAAGCGGCGGCGAGATTCCGCCGGGCGATCCATGTCGAGCTTTACGAAAGCAAGAGCATCCGGGAGAAGCTCGATCAATTGGCCGAGCTGGGGATGGTGATCTCGCAGGTGCGGGCGCGGGAGCCGCTTTACGCGTTCCTCGAAGGGGAAGGAGAGAACCGCCGCCTGCTTTTCTCCCCGAGCGAAATCCTGTCGGCCGTCAAGGAAGTCGGGAGGCGGGGAATCGAGATCAAGAGATTCAAAGGGCTGGGCGAGATGAATCCGAAGCAGCTTTACGAGACGACAATGGATCCGGCGCGCAGAAAGCTCTTGCGGGTCGAGATCGCTGACGCGGCGACCGCCCAGGAGATCTTTGCAACGCTGATGGGGGATGTGGTCGAGCCGCGGCGGCGGTTCATCGAGGAGAACGCGCTTCACGTGCGCAATCTCGACGTCTAA
- the amrB gene encoding AmmeMemoRadiSam system protein B — translation MTASVRSRRRPAIRCRCAGTCYPIDGDRALAYFRSFFSEPGAAPLPSAPAQGRNDLLGVLSPHIDFRVSAKAYTHAFAPLAGAPEAEVYLILGVGHRSRVEWSVDDRDLLTPLGRALADVESIDWLRHQVEFPLRDAEAHDGEHSIEFPIVLLQALRAFRGSGRPVRFLPVLCGGLHKSVEQARAPSADSAFGRLAGALRSLRQAYGERMQIIVSIDGCHMGPRFGHPFAITPFLLGQTRRWEEELWRTVERQDLSAFFVHLGRERNIRYFDGVGALALLLRITEGQARLERTYYEQWFEESDRSVVTFTSGVLREKRAQPEDEATA, via the coding sequence ATGACCGCTTCCGTCCGCAGCCGCCGCCGGCCGGCGATCCGATGCCGCTGCGCGGGCACCTGCTATCCGATCGACGGCGATCGGGCGCTCGCGTACTTCCGCTCGTTCTTTTCCGAGCCGGGCGCGGCTCCTCTACCGTCGGCTCCCGCCCAAGGCCGGAACGACCTGCTCGGCGTCCTCTCTCCTCACATCGACTTCCGGGTCAGCGCGAAAGCGTACACCCACGCGTTCGCGCCGCTCGCGGGCGCTCCGGAGGCCGAGGTCTACCTGATCCTCGGCGTCGGCCACCGCTCGAGAGTCGAATGGAGCGTCGATGATCGCGATCTGCTCACCCCCCTCGGGCGCGCCCTGGCCGATGTCGAGTCGATCGATTGGCTTCGGCATCAGGTCGAGTTTCCGCTCAGAGATGCGGAGGCGCACGACGGCGAACATTCCATCGAGTTTCCGATCGTGCTTCTGCAAGCGCTGCGCGCCTTCCGGGGAAGCGGCCGTCCCGTGCGTTTCCTTCCCGTTCTTTGCGGCGGCCTCCACAAGTCTGTGGAGCAGGCGAGAGCCCCATCAGCGGACTCGGCGTTCGGTCGGCTTGCCGGAGCCCTCCGCTCCCTGCGGCAGGCCTACGGGGAGCGGATGCAGATCATCGTCAGCATCGATGGATGCCACATGGGCCCGCGGTTCGGCCATCCGTTTGCGATCACCCCGTTTCTCTTGGGACAGACCCGCCGTTGGGAAGAAGAGCTTTGGCGGACGGTGGAAAGGCAGGACCTCTCCGCTTTTTTTGTCCATCTCGGTCGCGAGCGGAATATACGGTATTTCGACGGAGTGGGCGCCCTCGCGCTGCTCCTTCGGATCACTGAAGGACAAGCGCGGCTGGAACGCACATATTATGAACAATGGTTTGAGGAGTCGGACCGGTCGGTGGTTACCTTCACGAGCGGCGTGCTACGGGAGAAGCGAGCACAACCGGAAGACGAAGCAACGGCATGA
- a CDS encoding cell wall metabolism sensor histidine kinase WalK produces the protein MTVASFLIVLLGSALTAALLQLWNWARSAAKLERIAEDVARGRHPRSFVIFGPRSLFRVASRLEELLASREKLAEQVEQQSGNFHGVLRNMMEGVAIIDRDHRVALANEALVRQFGLGGEPSGRTVLESLRNAEIDRLIGEAFTRQETLSAEITLRSLPRSEADLFLIVNAVPMRGESGAPSQVLLVLHDITEHKRNEERQKEFLASVSHELRTPLSIFRGYVETLLHASRTLAPEEVNRILKILQRHSLRLSKLVNDLLTLSALEPDRMHLERAPVSLPHFLRRIEADLRQAFPEKPLDLLVELPANLPKIDADPFRLEQVLYNLVENAIQYSAPGSPIRIRADAEKEMVSIRVVDQGVGIPAADLPYVFDRFYRVDKTRSREAGGTGLGLSIVKRIVDLHQGRVELQSEPGRGTTVTVTLPAWQAAPRERSSSAAGTDRAAQDEDTPQAPTPPPADRHLPRAA, from the coding sequence ATGACGGTTGCCTCCTTCTTGATCGTCCTCTTAGGTTCCGCCCTGACGGCGGCCCTGCTTCAACTCTGGAACTGGGCCCGTTCGGCGGCCAAGCTGGAGCGGATCGCCGAAGACGTCGCCCGGGGACGACACCCGCGTTCGTTCGTCATCTTCGGTCCCCGAAGCCTTTTTCGCGTGGCCAGCCGTCTTGAAGAGCTTCTCGCCTCGCGCGAGAAGCTTGCCGAACAGGTCGAGCAGCAGAGCGGAAATTTCCACGGGGTGCTCCGGAACATGATGGAGGGGGTGGCGATCATCGACCGGGATCACCGGGTCGCGCTGGCCAACGAAGCCCTGGTCCGGCAATTCGGACTCGGCGGAGAGCCGTCCGGCCGCACCGTCCTCGAGTCTCTCCGGAACGCCGAAATCGACCGGTTGATCGGCGAAGCCTTCACGCGTCAAGAAACCCTTTCGGCGGAGATCACGCTTCGCAGCCTGCCCCGCTCGGAAGCCGATCTCTTTCTCATCGTCAATGCGGTGCCCATGCGCGGGGAATCGGGAGCCCCGTCCCAGGTCCTTCTCGTGCTTCACGACATCACCGAGCACAAGCGCAACGAAGAACGGCAGAAGGAATTTCTTGCGAGCGTCTCGCACGAGCTCCGCACCCCCCTTTCCATCTTTCGCGGTTATGTCGAAACCCTCTTGCACGCCTCGCGCACGCTCGCCCCGGAAGAGGTCAACCGCATCCTGAAAATCCTCCAGCGCCACTCTCTTCGCTTAAGCAAGCTGGTCAACGATCTCCTCACCCTTTCCGCCCTAGAGCCGGACCGCATGCATCTGGAACGCGCCCCGGTCTCGCTGCCCCATTTCCTCCGCAGGATCGAAGCGGACCTCCGCCAAGCTTTCCCGGAAAAGCCGCTCGACCTTCTCGTCGAACTTCCAGCGAACCTTCCGAAGATTGACGCCGATCCCTTTCGCCTCGAGCAGGTCCTTTACAACCTTGTCGAAAACGCGATCCAATATTCGGCGCCCGGCTCCCCCATTCGCATCCGAGCCGATGCGGAAAAGGAGATGGTCTCGATTCGGGTTGTCGACCAGGGAGTGGGCATTCCCGCGGCCGACCTTCCCTATGTCTTCGACCGGTTCTACCGAGTCGACAAGACCCGTAGCCGGGAAGCGGGCGGAACCGGACTCGGCCTCTCCATCGTGAAGCGGATCGTCGATCTCCACCAAGGACGCGTAGAGCTACAGAGCGAGCCCGGCCGCGGCACGACGGTGACGGTAACGCTTCCTGCCTGGCAGGCCGCTCCTCGGGAGCGATCCTCCTCCGCCGCCGGAACCGATCGGGCCGCGCAGGATGAAGACACGCCCCAAGCGCCGACACCTCCGCCCGCGGATCGGCATCTCCCCCGTGCCGCCTGA
- the glmS gene encoding glutamine--fructose-6-phosphate transaminase (isomerizing), with protein MCGIVGYLGQREAQPLLLNGLHRLEYRGYDSSGIAILDGGRLGWVKRKGRISELELALQKRNLPGTIGVSHTRWATHGVPSDANAHPHFDQSHRLAIVHNGVIENYQLLKQRLSDCGHRFESDTDTEVLAHLIGEAYDRLPPEDPKRLENAVRSALAEVIGTYGLAVIHADCPNLLVGARRGSPLILGIGNKEFFLSSDVTAISAQAQRVVYLSDGDIVAIRPEGFDISSLTRLRAGFEISEVEKSEAETELGSYPHYMLKEIFEQPEAIRNAMRGRLDFEEATAKLGGLNMNPHELLRIQRILIVGCGTARHAGIVGEYLIESLAHLPVEVDYASEFRYRNAPLDRETVVFAVSQSGETADTLAAVRESKRKGMRVLGICNQVGSTIARETEGGVYMHAGPEIGVAATKSFTSQVLIFLLLAVLLGRLRYLSARQGKELIEEIERLPDQVAGILARHEEIRAIAEKYAQAEAMLFLGRQFQYGIALEGALKMKEITYIRAEGHPAAELKHGVIALIDERMPSIFLCPQDGVYDKNISNIAEVKARRGPVIAIASEGDDRIRELADDVFAVPRCSELLAPILTVVPLQLLAYYTAVCLGRDVDKPRNLAKSVTVE; from the coding sequence ATGTGCGGAATTGTCGGTTATCTCGGGCAAAGGGAAGCGCAGCCGCTGCTGCTCAACGGGCTGCATCGGCTCGAATACAGAGGATACGACTCGAGCGGCATCGCCATTCTCGACGGCGGCCGGCTTGGTTGGGTCAAGCGCAAGGGCAGGATCTCCGAACTGGAGCTCGCCCTGCAGAAACGGAACCTTCCGGGCACAATTGGAGTGAGCCATACCCGATGGGCCACTCATGGAGTCCCGAGCGATGCGAATGCGCATCCCCATTTTGACCAATCGCATCGCCTTGCCATCGTCCATAACGGGGTGATCGAAAATTACCAGCTTTTGAAGCAAAGGCTATCCGATTGTGGCCATCGTTTCGAATCGGACACCGACACCGAGGTGCTTGCCCATCTCATCGGCGAAGCCTACGACCGCCTCCCTCCTGAGGATCCGAAGAGGCTCGAGAATGCGGTCCGATCCGCCCTGGCAGAGGTTATCGGAACCTACGGCCTCGCCGTGATCCATGCGGATTGTCCCAACCTGCTGGTGGGCGCGCGACGGGGTAGTCCGCTGATTTTGGGAATCGGCAACAAGGAGTTCTTCTTGAGCAGCGATGTCACGGCCATCTCCGCGCAGGCGCAACGGGTTGTTTACCTGAGTGATGGAGACATCGTTGCCATCCGGCCGGAAGGGTTCGATATCTCCTCCCTCACCCGGCTTCGAGCCGGATTCGAGATTAGCGAGGTCGAGAAATCGGAAGCGGAGACGGAGCTGGGCAGCTATCCGCACTACATGCTTAAGGAGATATTCGAACAGCCCGAGGCGATCCGGAATGCGATGCGGGGACGCCTCGATTTCGAGGAGGCGACCGCCAAGCTGGGCGGCCTCAACATGAATCCTCATGAGCTCCTGCGGATCCAGCGGATTCTGATCGTCGGCTGCGGAACGGCCCGCCATGCGGGGATCGTGGGGGAGTATCTGATCGAATCGCTGGCTCATCTTCCGGTGGAGGTCGATTACGCCAGCGAATTCCGCTACCGGAACGCGCCTCTGGACCGGGAGACCGTGGTTTTTGCCGTCAGCCAGTCGGGAGAGACAGCGGATACGCTGGCGGCCGTGCGGGAATCTAAGCGGAAGGGGATGCGCGTGCTGGGGATCTGCAATCAGGTCGGGAGCACGATCGCCCGCGAAACGGAGGGAGGGGTCTACATGCACGCTGGCCCGGAGATCGGGGTTGCGGCAACCAAGTCTTTCACCTCCCAGGTGCTGATCTTCCTTCTCCTGGCGGTGCTCCTCGGGCGGCTCCGCTACCTTTCCGCGCGCCAGGGAAAAGAGCTGATCGAGGAGATCGAACGGCTACCCGATCAGGTGGCCGGCATCCTGGCGCGGCACGAGGAGATCCGCGCGATCGCCGAAAAGTATGCGCAGGCCGAGGCGATGCTCTTCCTGGGGCGGCAGTTTCAATACGGCATCGCGCTCGAGGGCGCTCTCAAGATGAAGGAGATCACCTATATCCGGGCCGAGGGCCATCCGGCCGCCGAGCTCAAGCATGGGGTGATCGCGCTGATCGATGAGCGGATGCCGAGCATATTCCTCTGCCCCCAGGACGGCGTCTACGACAAGAACATAAGCAACATCGCGGAGGTCAAGGCACGCCGTGGACCGGTCATCGCCATTGCCAGCGAGGGGGACGATCGGATCCGGGAGCTGGCCGACGATGTCTTCGCCGTGCCTCGGTGCTCGGAACTTCTTGCGCCCATCCTTACGGTCGTTCCTCTCCAGCTTCTGGCCTACTACACGGCAGTTTGCCTCGGCAGGGACGTGGACAAGCCGAGGAACTTGGCCAAGAGCGTCACCGTGGAGTAA
- a CDS encoding response regulator has product MAAPSRQHVVLVVEDEPDVLELICLNLTAAGFHTLRASNGTDGLERAIGDVPDLVVLDLMLPELSGLEVCKTLRRNPTTVDLPILILTAKAEPADRVQGLEIGADDYLTKPFSPRELVLRTRALLRRRMEGSPPTEPIRHENLVVHPRRHEAFVRSRRVDLTATEFRLLNTLLRGRGRVHRREDLLREVWGYKKAMDTRTVDTHIRRLRDKLGSAAHYIETVRGIGYRFRMKRGGPEEFALSNPPQPELQE; this is encoded by the coding sequence ATGGCGGCCCCTTCCCGGCAACATGTCGTCCTGGTGGTCGAAGACGAGCCCGACGTCCTTGAGCTGATCTGCCTCAACCTGACGGCGGCGGGTTTTCATACGCTGCGAGCCTCGAACGGAACGGACGGCCTGGAGAGGGCGATCGGCGACGTTCCCGACCTGGTAGTCCTCGATCTTATGCTTCCGGAGCTGAGCGGGCTCGAGGTCTGCAAGACCCTGCGCCGCAATCCGACGACCGTCGATTTGCCCATCCTGATCCTGACGGCGAAGGCGGAGCCCGCCGATCGCGTGCAGGGATTGGAAATAGGCGCGGACGACTACCTGACGAAGCCTTTCAGCCCGCGCGAGCTGGTCCTTCGGACCCGTGCGCTCTTGCGGCGGCGCATGGAGGGAAGCCCGCCCACGGAGCCGATCCGCCATGAGAATCTCGTAGTCCACCCCAGGCGGCATGAAGCCTTCGTCCGGAGCCGCCGGGTCGACCTGACCGCCACCGAATTTCGGCTTCTTAACACCCTCCTCCGGGGCCGGGGGCGCGTCCATCGGCGTGAAGACCTGCTGCGGGAAGTCTGGGGGTATAAGAAAGCTATGGATACGCGGACGGTGGATACGCACATACGCCGCCTAAGGGACAAGCTAGGGAGTGCGGCGCACTACATCGAAACGGTCCGTGGAATCGGATATCGGTTCCGCATGAAACGCGGAGGACCCGAAGAGTTCGCTCTGAGCAACCCGCCTCAGCCCGAACTCCAAGAATGA